In Dromiciops gliroides isolate mDroGli1 chromosome 5, mDroGli1.pri, whole genome shotgun sequence, the following are encoded in one genomic region:
- the PTGES3 gene encoding prostaglandin E synthase 3 gives MQPASAKWYDRRDYVFIEFCVEDSKDVNVNFEKSKLTFSCLGGSDNFKHLNEIDLFQYIDPNDSKHKRTDRSILCCLRKGESGQSWPRLTKERAKLNWLSVDFNNWKDWEDDSDEDMSNFDRFSEMMNNMGGDEDVDLPEVDGADDDSPDSDDEKMPDLE, from the exons GCAGCCTGCTTCCGCAAAGTGGTACGATCGAAGGGACTATGTCTTTATTGAATTTTGTGTTGAAGACAGTAAAGATGTTAATGTAAATTTTGAAAAGTCCAAACTTACTTTCAG TTGTCTTGGAGGAAGtgataattttaaacatttaaatgaaATTGACCTTTTTCAGTATATTGATCCAAAT GACTCCAAGCATAAAAGAACAGACAGATCGATCTTGTGTTGTTTACGGAAAGGAGAATCGGGACAGTCATGGCCAAGGTTAACAAAAGAAAGGGCAAAG CTCAATTGGCTTAGTGTGGACTTCAATAATTGGAAAGATTGGGAAGATGATTCTGATGAAGACATGTCCAATTTTGATCGCTTCTCTGAG ATGATGAACAACATGGGAGGTGATGAGGATGTAGATTTACCAGAAGTAGATGGAGCAGATGAT gaTTCACCAGACAGTGATGATGAAa AGATGCCAGATCTGGAGTAA